One stretch of Rhizoctonia solani chromosome 8, complete sequence DNA includes these proteins:
- a CDS encoding Vegetative incompatibility protein HET-E-1, producing the protein MSTPNNRSNRKKGKVRRWLEGLCCVSSPEDPVAPSTQRRSSSPNTSGVKNGAWAGLRLTLRTLRDTPAMFGPLVSAANVLLDCFDTIEAVARNQQDYEQLATELDALSKSLVTTCNEVATGSAADCVTGIANTIKREANEIDSKLERGTGRRALMANADEQDLMRRYGRIQSLFRQLQTNIGMSTWANTNELVVKARLGELNAEKKATYDSQLSGPTNRRTCTEGTRVKVLDELKAWVLEAAGQSVYWMSGMAGTGKTTIACTFAKWLEAEKLLAASFFCTRTSADCQDVTRIIPTVAYQLAQYSIPFRSALCDILGNNSDIGSKDIAAQFEKLILEPLNRTKDDIPDGMVVVIDALDECKDQGGVGKLLDMLFKHAAQLPVRFFVTSRPESGIYATMAAHAASHEAIHLHKIEESLVSADIKLYLEEVLAPISPRASDIEELVRRSGVLFIYAATLFRYILPTGRKANSQKRL; encoded by the exons ATGTCGACTCCGAACAACAGGTCGAATAGAAAGAAAGGGAAAGTGCGACGCTGGCTGGAAGGTCTATGCTGCGTCTCATCGCCCGAGGATCCAGTCGCGCCATCCACCCAGCGGCGCTCGTCTTCTCCCAATACATCAGGCGTCAAGAATGGGGCATGGGCTGGGCTTCGGCTGACTCTCAGGACACTGAGAGACACTCCTGCGATGTTCGGTCCACTCGTCTCCGCAGCCAACGTACTTCTCGACTGCTTCGATACTATCGAG GCGGTCGCGCGGAACCAGCAAGACTACGAGCAACTGGCCACCGAGCTTGACGCGCTCAGCAAATCGCTTGTCACGACATGCAACGAGGTCGCAACAGGCTCAGCTGCCGACTGCGTGACTGGGATCGCCAA TACTATCAAACGAGAGGCGAATGAGATCGACAGCAAACTCGAGCGCGGGACTGGGAGACGAGCGCTGATGGCGAACGCGGACGAACAGGATCTGATGAGGCGGTACGGGCGGATACAGTCGCTGTTTCGGCAGCTGCAG ACGAACATCGGGATGAGCACCTGGGCAAACACGAACGAACTAGTGGTG AAAGCAAGGCTTGGGGAACTGAACGCAGAAAAGAAGGCAACATACGACTCACAGCTCTCGGGACCGACCAACCGACGGACATGCACCGAAGGCACGCGGGTCAAAGTACTCGACGAACTCAAAGCCTGGGTGCTCGAGGCAGCCGGACAGTCAGTATACTGGATGAGCGGCATGGCGGGGACTGGCAAGACCACGATCGCATGCACGTTTGCCAAGTGGCTCGAAGCCGAGAAGCTGCTGGCGGCGAGCTTCTTCTGCACGCGAACCTCTGCCGACTGTCAGGACGTAACCCGGATTATACCGACGGTCGCATACCAGCTTGCACAATACTCTATCCCGTTCCGGTCGGCGCTGTGCGATATTCTCGGCAACAACTCGGATATAGGGTCGAAGGACATCGCGGCGCAGTTCGAAAAGCTGATACTAGAACCGCTAAACAGAACGAAGGACGACATACCGGAcgggatggtggtggtgatcgATGCGCTGGATGAGTGCAAAGACCAAGGCGGAGTGGGAAAGCTACTGGATATGCTGTTCAAGCACGCTGCTCAGCTGCCAGTCCGGTTCTTCGTGACCAGTCGACCCGAGTCGGGGATCTACGCAACGATGGCGGCGCACGCAGCGTCTCACGAGGCTATACACCTGCACAAGATCGAGGAGTCGCTGGTCAGCGCGGACATCAAGCTGTACCTGGAAGAGGTGCTTGCGCCAATCTCACCTCGGGCATCGGACATCGAGGAGCTTGTTCGACGCTCCGGGGTGCTGTTCATCTATGCGGCCACTCTTTTCCGCTACATCTTGCCCACGGGCCGGAAGGCTAACTCGCAGAAACGGCTCTGA
- a CDS encoding Vegetative incompatibility protein HET-E-1 produces the protein MGHAQIDLLYTVVLKSALEDEETNEEEKNDVRAVLNTVLLAQEPIGIQTIAALGGVGDTSRVEYALRSLSSVLYESGTGLVSTLHASFPDFMFDDKRSGTYFCDTSKHSLPVARRCFEVMKKQLRMNICNLPSSFIRDKDVKNLHELMESNISPLLAYVCRYWANHLRPVLEVDEMQAALGEFVSTRLLFWMEVLSVRGDLSTGAGTVQLMNAKQWLTSFGPQESRSKLAVTMEDAINFVAGHTSSPASESTPHIYISSLPFCARSSYVYKHYRSRMQGLVELKGSLMDRRETAALATWNIRSPVWSVAYSGDGSQVAVGCGDGTVSIRNAYDGTLLVGPWNAHTDYVLSVAFSPDGRLVASGSADRTIGVWAVRTGTAVAGPFHGHFDPVYSVSFSLDSKRIVSGSLDNTVCIRDTADGTLLVGPLHGHTSSVNSVTFSPDGTLIASASSDNTIRLWRSDDGTPAASPLQGHTHSVRSVTFTPDGTRLVSGSNDETVRAWRVSDGSAVATPFQGHSGGVYSVAVSADGMLVASGSEDRTVRVCRISDGSLAAGPFLGHTDWVRSVGYSPDGTRVISGSDDRTVRVWNVREGMMSPASSEVSLSDITSLSFSPDGAHVLTVSGEDEMRMWDVSSGISQPAPPDIQVPHPPSHAAPLDRSYTPENNTDGWLVQVVRTDDKSVVVGPFDRPPRVWQFSHDSTCVIVGFSDGRIEGICLQTGQTAFQLRSANDDWVDLIAEWPDRSLLASIDDTAYYSSSLRIWSMVSPSLCFRSSDDPPLDPGPGQTLSGLHARCYINRAGWMVNNNNDLLLWLPLEIADAGLSPFASVIVTTSGTLQVSKQTLLVGPEWDKCYVRG, from the exons ATGGGACACGCGCAGATTGATTTGCTGTACACGGTGGTGCTGAAGTCGGCGCTGGAAGACGAGGAAACGAACGAGGAAGAGAAGAACGACGTCCGGGCGGTACTTAACACCGTGTTGCTTGCGCAAGAGCCGATTGGGATCCAAACCATCGCGGCCCTCGGCGGAGTGGGCGATACGTCTCGAGTGGAGTATGCGCTGCGATCGCTGAGCTCTGTGCTCTACGAGTCGGGCACGGGTCTGGTATCAACCCTACACGCCTCGTTTCCGGACTTTATGTTCGACGATAAGCGATCTGGGACCTACTTTTGCGACACATCCAAGCACAGTCTACCGGTGGCGCGGCGATGCTTCGAGGTGATGAAGAAACAGCTACGAATGAACATATGCAATCTGCCGTCATCGTTTATACGCGACAAGGATGTCAAGAACCTGCACGAGCTGATGGAATCGAACATCTCACCCCTGCTCGCATATGTATGCCGCTATTGGGCGAACCACCTTCGGCCAGTGCTGGAGGTAGATGAAATGCAGGCGGCGCTGGGCGAGTTTGTATCGACGCGActgctgttctggatggaggtgctgAGCGTGCGGGGAGATCTATCTACAGGAGCGGGTACGGTGCAGTTGATGAATGccaagcagtggctgacg TCATTTGGGCCCCAAGAGTCTCGGTCAAAGCTGGCGGTGACGATGGAAGATGCTATCAACTTCGTGGCAGGGCACACATCCAGCCCAGCGTCTGAATCAACCCCACATATCTACATCTCGTCACTTCCATTCTGTGCGCGATCAAGCTATGTATACAAGCACTACCGGTCGCGGATGCAAGGGCTGGTGGAGCTGAAGGGCAGTCTGATGGACCGCAGAGAGACAGCCGCACTAGCCACCTGGAACATTCGCTCGCCAGTATGGTCGGTGGCGTACTCAGGGGATGGCAGTCAAGTTGCAGTCGGATGCGGAGACGGAACAGTGAGCATACGGAACGCATACGATGGCACGCTGCTTGTTGGGCCCTGGAATGCTCACACTGACTATGTTCTTTCGGTCGcgttctcgcctgatggcagaCTTGTTGCCTCGGGGTCAGCTGATCGTACCATCGGAGTGTGGGCCGTGCGCACTGGCACTGCTGTTGCCGGCCCATTCCACGGTCATTTCGACCCGGTCTACTCGGTTTCGTTCTCACTCGACAGCAAGCGCATAGTCTCTGGCTCCTTGGACAACACCGTTTGTATACGGGACACAGCCGATGGTACACTGCTTGTGGGTCCGTTGCACGGTCATACCAGCTCGGTCAACTCCGTGACGTTCTCGCCCGACGGCACACTCATTGCCTCTGCCTCCAGCGACAACACTATCCGACTGTGGCGCTCTGATGACGGCACTCCTGCTGCCTCCCCACTTCAAGGTCACACCCACTCTGTCAGGTCTGTTACGTTCACGCCCGATGGCACTCGACTTGTCAGCGGGTCAAACGACGAGACCGTTCGTGCGTGGAGGGTGTCGGATGGATCGGCTGTCGCCACTCCATTTCAGGGTCATTCAGGTGGCGTCTACTCGGTGGCAGTGTCGGCGGATGGCATGCTTGTTGCATCTGGATCTGAAGATCGTACTGTGCGAGTGTGTAGGATCAGCGATGGGTCACTTGCTGCCGGTCCATTTCTTGGCCATACTGATTGGGTTCGGTCAGTTGGGTACTCACCGGATGGGACGCGAGTCATCTCTGGCTCTGATGATCGGACCGTTCGTGTTTGGAATGTGCGCGAAGGCATGATGTCCCCTGCCTCTTCAGAAGTTTCTCTATCAGATATCACATCCCTCTctttctcgcctgatggcgcTCATGTGCTGACAGTGTCGGGTGAGGACGAGATGCGCATGTGGGATGTCTCGAGTGGCATATCCCAGCCAGCGCCACCCGACATCCAGGTTCCTCATCCTCCATCTCATGCAGCACCTCTCGATAGGTCCTACACTCCTGAAAACAATACGGATGGATGGCTAGTACAGGTTGTGCGCACGGACGACAAGTCTGTGGTTGTTGGGCCGTTTGATCGCCCCCCTCGAGTATGGCAGTTCTCTCACGACAGTACCTGCGTCATTGTGGGCTTTTCGGATGGCAGGATTGAGGGGATATGTCTGCAGACTGGGCAGACTGCGTTCCAGTTGCGCTCTGCTAACGACGACTGGGTTGACCTGATTGCAGAGTGGCCCGATCGTTCCCTTCTTGCCTCCATTGACGACACTGCGTACTACAGTTCCAGCTTACGAATCTGGAGCATGGTTAGCCCTTCACTCTGTTTTCGGTCCTCAGACGATCCCCCTCTCGACCCAGGGCCAGGTCAGACCCTCTCTGGACTTCACGCCCGATGCTATATCAACAGGGCTGGGTGGATGGTCAACAATAACAATGACCTATTGCTCTGGCTTCCGTTGGAGATAGCTGATGCGGGACTGTCTCCGTTCGCGTCGGTTATTGTCACAACGTCAGGAACACTACAAGTATCGAAGCAGACGCTACTGGTCGGGCCGGAGTGGGACAAATGCTACGTACGGGGCTGA